From the genome of Gilliamella sp. wkB7, one region includes:
- a CDS encoding HlyD family secretion protein codes for MENNGLFRQEAINYQKAKWMGKALLIKGYSAWFVFLLSIVFIIVLVLAVIFGTYTRRINVPGEITTQPRAINLFSTQQGFIINSHVKVGDKVKKGDPIYELDVSQTTQLGNVTQKTIESINNQIRNISEIIETLKENKQITLKALKQQIDEYNTFHQDSLLLVKNAEKGMSEMYESMQNYADYQKKGLINNEQFNNQRYLYYQQQNSYQFLQNQIIQENLSIIQLNSELVTKIADFDNKISEYQFQLNALQRQLTEVNAKGTLIISAPSDGRIESLSVTDGQMVKTDDSLAQLIPANTDSYYLVLWAPNESVPYISVNDKINIRYEAYPYQKFGQFSGKIMSISKVPASSQEMSTYSSSPLSQNNVNYQAYYKVMVSLDKQQMAKFNNKIKLTNGMKADITLFLEKRPIYQWMLSPFYDIQKSITGPVNE; via the coding sequence ATGGAAAATAATGGATTGTTTCGTCAAGAAGCTATTAATTACCAGAAAGCAAAATGGATGGGAAAAGCATTATTAATAAAAGGGTATTCTGCATGGTTTGTCTTTTTATTATCGATTGTTTTTATTATCGTTTTAGTACTTGCTGTCATATTCGGTACTTATACTAGACGAATTAATGTACCTGGTGAAATAACTACACAACCAAGAGCGATTAATTTATTTTCAACGCAGCAAGGTTTTATTATTAACTCTCATGTAAAAGTTGGTGATAAAGTTAAAAAAGGCGATCCAATTTATGAATTAGATGTTAGCCAAACTACACAGCTAGGTAATGTCACTCAAAAAACAATCGAATCAATTAATAATCAAATCAGAAATATATCTGAAATTATTGAAACTCTAAAAGAAAATAAACAAATCACATTAAAAGCATTGAAACAACAAATAGATGAATACAACACATTTCATCAAGATTCATTATTACTCGTCAAAAATGCAGAAAAAGGTATGAGTGAAATGTATGAAAGCATGCAAAACTATGCTGATTACCAAAAAAAGGGACTTATTAATAATGAACAATTCAATAATCAAAGATATTTATATTATCAACAACAAAATTCTTATCAATTTTTACAAAATCAAATAATACAAGAGAACTTAAGTATTATACAACTTAATAGTGAATTAGTTACAAAGATAGCTGATTTTGATAACAAAATATCTGAATACCAATTTCAGTTAAATGCTCTACAACGCCAATTAACAGAAGTAAATGCTAAAGGAACATTAATTATTAGTGCCCCTAGTGATGGACGTATTGAATCACTTAGTGTAACAGATGGTCAGATGGTAAAAACAGATGATAGTCTAGCACAACTTATTCCCGCTAATACTGATAGTTATTATTTAGTTCTTTGGGCACCTAATGAAAGTGTCCCTTATATTTCAGTTAATGATAAGATTAATATTCGTTATGAAGCTTATCCCTATCAAAAATTTGGGCAGTTTTCAGGTAAAATTATGTCAATATCTAAGGTACCTGCTTCTAGCCAAGAAATGTCAACGTATAGTAGTTCGCCACTATCTCAAAACAATGTTAACTATCAAGCTTATTACAAAGTAATGGTTTCGCTTGATAAACAACAAATGGCCAAATTTAATAATAAAATTAAATTAACAAATGGAATGAAAGCTGACATTACTCTGTTTTTAGAAAAAAGACCTATTTATCAATGGATGCTATCACCTTTTTATGATATTCAGAAAAGTATTACAGGACCAGTCAATGAATAG
- the mukB gene encoding chromosome partition protein MukB: MIGHGKFHSLTLINWNGFFARTFDLDKLVTTLSGGNGAGKSTTMAAFVTALIPDLTLLHFRNTTEAGATSGSRDKGLHGKLKPGVCYSMLDVINSRNQRIICGVRLQQVAGRDKKVDIKPFLIQGLSVGITPTELVTERLNDKQARILSLPELKEKIEGMDGVIFKQFNSITDYHSVMFDFGILPKRLRTSSDRSKYYRLIEASLYGGISSAITRSLRDYLLPENSGVRKAFQDMEAALRENRMTLEAIRVTQSDRDLFKHLITESTNYVAADYMRHANERRIHIESMLGLRRDMFKTQDLLLSNQFRQVEMAKELKEYQEAQSDLETDLQAANDHLNLVQTALRQQEKIDRYQADLDDLNVKLEEQNEVVLEAKEQYQAYRDQFEHSEQEVDEIKTQLADYQQALDVQQTRAIQYQQALQALKNAQSLCQLPKLGLNNIENHFEEFDEKQKEITEQVLELEQRLSVSDAAINQFDRAYQLVVKLVGDVVRSDAFIAAKEALRIWPSQCYQADQAEHLQLQLDELEQRFFEQKEAESLLTQFCKRIGRQVNYDDLDELKQEFEVQLDESAELANESSEKRIEFRQELEQIQAKITEYRQKAPIWLKAQDVLISLQEQTGQTFTNSQAVTQHMQYLLEQERVLVTERDQINFRRNQLDIQIEQLNQPSGVDDGRLSALAERFNGVLLSEIYEDVTIDDAPYFSAVYGPSRQAIVVPDLSLVKTQLETLTASEEDYPEDIYFIEGDPSSFDDSVFDCEEMDKAVLVKTGERQWRFSSFPKVPLFGRAAREVHLEKLSVERDQLHERYATVSFDLQKLQRIEQNVGQFIGQYLAVAFDIDPEAEAQKLATRRTEIERQLSSQESIDKQNQQQVLSLKEQLTTVNRLVAQMHLLVDDDLADRVDDLREQVAEAQEAVQYVSRNRNTVSDLEPIVAVLQSDPEQNEALREQYNTVKAQQQTIRQQIFALTEVMQRRSHFSYEDSAGMLGENTDLNEKLRSRLEVVEAQRTESRRQMQQYQDKYNQYNQTLASLKSAFETKRDMLNELQNEIEQIGVKADAITEERARIRRDEIHQKLNNNRQQCTSLEKQLIVCEGEMTQMQKRLTQTLRDYKQLREQVVQAKAGWCLVLRLVRDNSVERRLHRRELAYLSADELRSMSDKALGSLRLAVNDNEHLRDVLRLSEDPKRPERKIQFYIAVYKHLRERIRQDIVKTDDPIEAIEQMEIELSRLTEELTSREQQLAISSKSVANIIRKTIQREQNRIRMLNQGLQAVAFGQVNGVRLNVNVREAHSSLLAALSDEQSEHQDLFSNNRITFSEALAKLYQRLNPHIDMGQRTAQNIGEELLDYRNYLEMDVEVNRGADGWLRAESGALSTGEAIGTGMSILLMVIQSWEEESKRLRNKDISPCRLLFLDEAARLDAKSIATLFELCERLEMQLIIAAPENISPEKGTTYKLVRKVINNQEHVHVVGLKGFA; this comes from the coding sequence ATGATTGGACATGGTAAGTTTCACTCATTGACACTAATAAACTGGAATGGTTTTTTTGCTCGAACCTTTGATTTGGATAAATTAGTTACTACACTTTCTGGTGGAAATGGTGCAGGTAAATCAACCACAATGGCAGCTTTTGTTACTGCTTTAATTCCTGATTTAACTTTATTACATTTTAGAAACACAACCGAAGCAGGGGCAACATCTGGTTCACGAGATAAAGGTTTACACGGAAAATTAAAACCTGGTGTCTGCTATTCTATGCTTGATGTAATTAATTCTCGTAATCAACGTATAATTTGTGGAGTACGTTTACAGCAAGTAGCTGGTCGAGATAAGAAAGTCGATATTAAACCTTTTTTGATACAAGGTTTATCTGTTGGTATTACTCCAACAGAATTAGTCACTGAACGTTTAAACGATAAACAAGCACGAATCCTTTCATTACCTGAGTTAAAAGAAAAAATTGAAGGAATGGATGGTGTAATTTTTAAACAATTTAATTCAATTACTGACTATCATTCGGTGATGTTTGACTTTGGTATATTACCAAAGCGTCTGCGTACATCATCCGATCGTAGTAAATATTATCGCCTGATCGAAGCTTCTCTTTATGGTGGTATTTCAAGCGCTATTACCCGCTCACTACGTGATTATCTATTGCCCGAAAATAGCGGTGTACGTAAAGCTTTCCAAGATATGGAGGCCGCACTACGTGAAAATCGAATGACATTAGAAGCTATTAGAGTTACGCAATCTGATCGAGATTTGTTTAAACATCTTATTACCGAATCGACTAACTATGTAGCTGCTGACTACATGCGTCATGCTAATGAGCGTCGTATACATATTGAATCCATGCTAGGCTTACGCCGAGATATGTTTAAAACACAAGATCTGCTTTTAAGTAATCAATTCCGCCAAGTTGAAATGGCGAAAGAGTTGAAAGAATATCAAGAAGCACAAAGCGATTTGGAAACCGATTTACAAGCAGCTAATGATCATCTAAATCTTGTACAAACGGCGTTACGTCAACAAGAAAAGATTGATCGCTATCAAGCAGATTTAGATGATTTAAATGTAAAGCTTGAAGAACAAAATGAAGTAGTACTTGAAGCTAAGGAACAATATCAAGCTTATCGAGACCAATTTGAACATTCAGAACAAGAAGTTGATGAAATAAAAACACAACTGGCTGATTACCAGCAAGCGCTTGATGTTCAACAAACCCGAGCTATTCAATATCAACAAGCACTGCAAGCTCTTAAAAATGCGCAGTCTTTATGCCAATTACCTAAATTAGGTCTTAATAATATTGAAAATCACTTTGAAGAGTTTGATGAAAAACAAAAAGAGATAACAGAACAGGTATTAGAACTTGAGCAAAGACTCAGTGTTTCTGATGCTGCGATCAATCAATTTGATAGAGCTTATCAACTTGTTGTTAAATTAGTGGGTGATGTGGTTCGCAGTGATGCATTTATTGCTGCCAAAGAAGCATTAAGGATATGGCCGTCACAATGTTATCAAGCTGATCAAGCTGAACATTTACAATTACAACTAGATGAATTAGAACAACGTTTTTTTGAACAAAAAGAAGCTGAATCATTATTAACCCAATTTTGTAAACGTATTGGTCGTCAAGTTAATTACGATGATCTAGATGAGTTAAAACAAGAGTTTGAAGTACAATTAGACGAAAGTGCTGAGCTGGCTAATGAATCGAGCGAAAAACGTATTGAATTCAGACAAGAACTGGAACAAATACAAGCTAAGATTACCGAATATCGACAAAAAGCACCTATATGGTTAAAAGCGCAAGATGTCTTAATTTCTTTGCAAGAACAAACTGGTCAAACATTTACTAATAGCCAAGCGGTCACGCAACATATGCAATACTTGCTTGAACAGGAGCGAGTACTTGTTACTGAACGTGATCAAATCAATTTTAGACGTAATCAGCTAGATATTCAAATTGAACAACTTAATCAACCTAGTGGGGTTGATGATGGGCGATTATCGGCATTGGCAGAACGATTCAATGGTGTATTACTATCTGAAATTTATGAAGATGTTACTATTGATGATGCACCTTACTTTTCAGCGGTATATGGTCCATCAAGGCAAGCTATTGTGGTGCCTGATTTATCCTTAGTAAAAACACAACTTGAAACTCTTACTGCAAGTGAAGAAGATTACCCTGAAGATATCTATTTTATTGAGGGTGACCCATCATCATTTGATGATAGCGTATTTGACTGTGAAGAAATGGATAAAGCAGTATTGGTTAAAACGGGTGAGCGTCAGTGGCGTTTTTCTAGCTTTCCTAAAGTACCATTATTTGGCCGGGCTGCACGCGAGGTTCATCTTGAAAAATTATCAGTAGAACGAGACCAACTACATGAACGTTATGCAACTGTCTCATTTGACTTACAAAAGTTACAACGAATTGAGCAAAATGTTGGGCAATTTATTGGTCAATATTTAGCGGTAGCTTTTGATATCGATCCTGAAGCTGAAGCACAGAAATTAGCAACTAGGCGTACGGAAATTGAACGTCAATTATCATCTCAAGAAAGTATTGATAAACAAAATCAGCAACAAGTATTAAGTTTAAAAGAACAATTAACTACCGTTAATCGACTTGTTGCACAAATGCATTTATTGGTTGATGACGATCTCGCTGATCGAGTTGATGACTTGCGTGAACAAGTAGCAGAAGCACAAGAAGCAGTACAATATGTCAGTCGGAACCGTAATACAGTTTCAGATCTGGAGCCAATTGTCGCAGTTTTACAAAGCGATCCTGAACAAAATGAAGCTTTACGCGAACAATACAACACCGTAAAAGCGCAACAACAAACTATTCGCCAACAAATATTTGCGTTAACTGAAGTGATGCAGCGTCGATCTCACTTTAGTTATGAAGACTCGGCTGGTATGTTAGGTGAAAATACTGATTTAAATGAAAAATTGCGTTCTCGATTGGAAGTGGTTGAAGCACAAAGAACTGAATCCCGTCGTCAAATGCAGCAATATCAAGATAAATATAATCAGTATAATCAGACACTTGCCTCATTAAAAAGTGCTTTTGAAACTAAGCGAGATATGCTTAATGAACTACAGAATGAGATAGAACAAATTGGTGTAAAAGCCGATGCGATTACCGAAGAGCGTGCCAGAATACGACGTGATGAAATTCATCAAAAACTTAATAATAATCGTCAGCAATGTACCTCACTTGAAAAACAATTGATTGTTTGTGAAGGCGAAATGACACAAATGCAAAAACGTTTGACCCAAACATTGCGTGATTACAAGCAATTACGTGAACAAGTGGTACAAGCTAAAGCTGGGTGGTGTTTAGTATTAAGATTAGTCAGAGATAATAGTGTTGAACGTCGATTACATCGCCGGGAACTTGCTTATCTAAGTGCTGATGAGCTACGTTCTATGTCGGATAAGGCATTAGGTTCACTACGTTTGGCTGTGAATGATAATGAACATCTGCGTGATGTATTAAGGCTATCCGAAGATCCAAAACGGCCTGAACGTAAAATTCAATTTTATATTGCAGTTTATAAACATCTGCGAGAACGAATTCGTCAAGATATAGTGAAAACGGATGATCCAATTGAAGCTATTGAACAAATGGAAATCGAATTATCTCGCTTAACTGAAGAACTTACTTCGCGTGAGCAGCAATTAGCGATAAGTTCCAAAAGCGTGGCAAATATTATACGTAAAACTATTCAACGTGAACAAAATCGTATCCGCATGTTAAATCAAGGCTTACAAGCAGTGGCATTTGGTCAAGTTAATGGTGTACGTTTAAACGTAAATGTTCGTGAGGCCCATTCTTCATTATTAGCTGCTTTGTCTGATGAGCAAAGTGAACATCAAGATCTGTTTAGCAACAATAGAATCACTTTCTCTGAAGCTTTAGCTAAACTATATCAACGCTTAAATCCACATATAGATATGGGACAACGCACTGCGCAGAATATCGGTGAGGAGTTACTTGACTATCGAAACTATCTAGAGATGGATGTTGAAGTTAATCGTGGTGCTGATGGGTGGTTACGTGCCGAAAGTGGTGCGTTATCAACTGGTGAAGCGATTGGTACTGGTATGTCGATTCTCTTAATGGTAATTCAAAGCTGGGAAGAAGAATCTAAACGCCTGCGTAATAAAGATATTTCACCATGCCGATTATTATTTTTAGATGAAGCCGCTCGTCTTGATGCTAAATCAATTGCAACGCTTTTTGAGCTATGTGAACGATTAGAAATGCAGCTCATTATTGCAGCACCTGAAAATATCAGCCCAGAAAAAGGGACTACATACAAATTAGTTCGTAAAGTTATTAATAATCAAGAGCATGTTCATGTTGTTGGATTAAAAGGCTTTGCTTAA
- the lepA gene encoding translation elongation factor 4 — MNPNNIRNFCIIAHIDHGKSTLADRLIEMTNTVSERDMKEQLLDNMDLERERGITIKLQTVRMYYKASDGIEYELNLIDTPGHTDFNYEVSRSLAACEGALLLVDATQGVQAQTIANLKLAQEQHLTIIPVINKIDMPNADTKSVIKELEELEGINLDKAILASAKTGIGVDKILESIIENIPAPEGNKDKPLQALIFDSHYDVYRGVVLHVRIFNGSIRTGMKIKMLKSELEFEALQVGVFLPAMKSVEELMAGEVGFISTNIKIVSNVKVGDTLINPNKPDTNAVPGYKEVKPMVYAGLFPIKNEDQEKLKDAVEKLSLNDSAFIYKQENSMALGAGFRCGFLGILHMEIIQERLEREYGIEILSTFPSVEYRVTLKNGEIISVNNPMLLPSFEKIEYIEEPFIDAAIIIPMENIGEIMELCQEKRGIYVDMIYLNNKMAELTFKLPISEIAYNFYDSLKSITHGYASIDYRDRSYIVTDLVKMDIWLNDEIVDAFSFILPRDKSFERGKQIVQKMKHVIPRKLYPMPVQSVVENKVIAREDIPPLRKSVTGRGYSGSASKKKKIAKNIKENKIRQRKFGGVDIPQEAFHAVLDIH, encoded by the coding sequence ATGAACCCAAATAATATAAGAAATTTTTGTATAATTGCCCATATCGATCACGGTAAATCGACTTTAGCTGATAGATTAATTGAGATGACAAATACGGTCTCTGAACGTGATATGAAAGAGCAATTATTAGATAACATGGATCTTGAAAGAGAACGTGGTATTACTATTAAGCTTCAAACTGTTCGTATGTATTATAAAGCATCTGATGGTATTGAATATGAATTAAATCTAATTGATACTCCTGGCCATACAGATTTCAATTATGAAGTTTCACGTAGTTTAGCGGCTTGTGAAGGTGCATTGTTACTTGTTGATGCAACCCAAGGCGTACAGGCACAAACTATTGCAAATTTGAAATTAGCTCAAGAACAACATTTAACTATCATTCCTGTTATTAATAAAATTGATATGCCAAATGCTGATACTAAAAGTGTAATTAAGGAACTTGAAGAACTTGAAGGTATAAATTTAGACAAGGCTATTTTAGCTTCGGCTAAAACTGGGATTGGAGTTGACAAAATTTTAGAATCCATCATTGAAAATATTCCTGCACCTGAAGGCAACAAAGATAAACCACTTCAGGCATTAATATTTGATTCTCACTATGATGTCTACCGAGGTGTTGTGCTACATGTTCGCATTTTTAATGGTTCAATTCGTACTGGAATGAAAATTAAAATGCTCAAAAGCGAACTTGAATTTGAAGCGTTACAAGTAGGGGTATTTTTACCTGCCATGAAATCAGTCGAAGAACTTATGGCTGGTGAAGTAGGATTTATTTCTACAAATATTAAAATTGTGTCAAATGTAAAAGTCGGTGATACATTAATTAACCCCAATAAACCTGATACTAATGCAGTGCCTGGTTATAAAGAGGTTAAACCAATGGTTTATGCTGGCCTATTTCCAATAAAAAATGAAGATCAAGAAAAACTGAAAGATGCCGTTGAAAAATTATCGCTTAACGATTCAGCATTCATTTATAAACAAGAAAATTCAATGGCACTTGGAGCAGGATTTCGATGTGGATTTCTAGGTATTTTGCATATGGAAATTATTCAAGAAAGGCTTGAAAGAGAATATGGAATCGAAATTCTATCTACATTTCCTAGCGTTGAATATCGTGTAACGTTAAAAAATGGTGAAATTATTAGCGTTAACAACCCTATGTTACTGCCTAGTTTTGAAAAGATCGAATATATTGAAGAACCATTTATTGATGCAGCAATTATTATTCCTATGGAAAATATTGGCGAGATTATGGAACTCTGTCAGGAAAAACGCGGTATTTATGTCGATATGATTTATCTGAATAATAAAATGGCCGAATTGACATTTAAACTGCCAATTTCAGAAATTGCTTATAATTTTTATGATTCACTTAAATCAATTACGCATGGATATGCATCAATAGATTATCGAGACCGAAGTTATATTGTAACTGATTTGGTTAAAATGGATATTTGGCTGAATGATGAAATTGTCGATGCCTTTTCCTTTATTTTACCACGAGATAAAAGCTTTGAACGCGGTAAACAAATAGTTCAGAAAATGAAACATGTTATACCTCGCAAACTTTACCCAATGCCAGTACAATCGGTAGTTGAAAATAAAGTCATTGCAAGGGAAGATATTCCACCATTACGTAAAAGTGTAACTGGACGTGGCTATTCAGGATCTGCATCGAAAAAGAAAAAGATAGCTAAAAATATTAAGGAAAATAAAATTAGGCAACGTAAGTTTGGCGGTGTTGATATCCCACAAGAAGCATTTCATGCGGTATTGGATATTCATTGA
- the mukE gene encoding chromosome partition protein MukE: protein MERIAASSQASIDKYMPVKLAQAIANPIFPELDSTLRSGRHIGIDELDHHAFLMDFQLELEQFYQRYNVELIRAPEGFFYLRPRSTTLIPRSILSELEMLVGKVLCYLYLSPERLAHEGIFTLQELFEELISLADENKLLKLVNQRSTGSDLDRQKLFDKVKTALNRLRRLGMIYFIVGNDSSRFRINESIFRFGAEVRSSDDAQEAQLRLIRDGEAIKIESSLILDDNNEDQDVNEEIE from the coding sequence ATGGAACGCATAGCGGCAAGTTCACAAGCATCCATTGATAAATATATGCCAGTTAAATTGGCGCAAGCAATTGCAAATCCAATTTTTCCTGAGCTTGATAGTACTTTACGTTCTGGGCGTCATATTGGCATTGATGAGCTTGATCATCATGCCTTTTTAATGGACTTTCAACTAGAACTTGAACAATTTTACCAACGGTATAACGTTGAATTAATAAGAGCACCAGAAGGATTTTTTTATCTTCGACCTCGCTCAACAACGTTAATTCCTCGTTCAATATTATCTGAATTAGAAATGCTAGTTGGTAAAGTGCTTTGTTATCTTTATTTAAGCCCTGAACGATTAGCACATGAAGGGATCTTTACGTTGCAAGAGTTGTTTGAAGAACTAATTTCATTAGCTGATGAAAATAAATTGCTTAAATTAGTTAATCAGCGTTCTACTGGTTCTGATTTAGATCGTCAAAAATTATTTGATAAAGTTAAAACAGCTTTAAATCGATTACGTAGACTTGGCATGATTTACTTCATTGTTGGTAATGATAGTAGTCGTTTTCGCATTAATGAATCAATTTTTCGTTTTGGTGCTGAAGTCCGTAGTAGTGATGATGCGCAAGAAGCTCAATTGCGTTTAATCCGTGATGGCGAAGCAATCAAGATAGAGTCATCACTTATCTTAGATGATAATAATGAAGACCAAGATGTTAATGAGGAGATAGAATAA
- a CDS encoding peptidase domain-containing ABC transporter, whose protein sequence is MNRNQFQHILQSLHFGWKRKIPQILQTEAAECGLACLTMICRYYGMNVDLFSLRNQIGVSSHGITLATLINMSASVHLISRPLSLDLNEIKQLKTPCILHWDLNHFVVLVAVKRSKFILHDPAFGRREVGLNEMSKHFSGIALELWPDKEFKPRTERSQLSLIKMLFQIDGLKGFLVKILSLSLIIESINLLLPVGTQLVMDHVIMAKDHSLLGLICVGLLFFILFRTFIAMLRSWSSLIMGSLVDIQWKAGLFGHLMKLPLAYFEKRKLGDIQSRFSSLEIICKTLTNNIVKSIINILMSIGVFIMMFLYGGWLVWIVCGFTLIYIILRVATYQRYRQASEEKIVKEAKANSHFMESLYGIDTLKSLKLTESRAQYWLNMNIDTTNANIRLTKLEMIFSGVNTLIMMIEQTSILWIGAALVMDDKMTLGMFIAFTAYRAQFSEQAANLINMVLDLKMLNLHTERLTDIVLTDTENDIESKYSFPKDIPVEFELRDIAYQYDNLSKPIFTNINMKIQAGESVAIIGPSGSGKTTLMKVMNGLLTPTHGEVLINGIDIYKFGVNNYRDIIGSVLQNDKLFAGSISDNISSFDTEKNYEWLVECAKYCNIHNEIMSMPMGYETLVSELGNSLSGGQKQRLLIARALYRKPCLLFLDEATSHLDEDNEFTINKAISSLKITRIIIAHRKSTIESADRIVDIGSVNR, encoded by the coding sequence ATGAATAGAAATCAGTTTCAGCATATACTTCAAAGTTTACATTTTGGTTGGAAAAGAAAAATACCACAAATTTTACAGACAGAAGCAGCTGAATGTGGTCTTGCATGTTTAACTATGATTTGCCGTTATTATGGGATGAACGTAGATTTATTTAGCCTAAGGAATCAAATTGGCGTGTCATCACATGGTATAACTCTTGCCACGTTAATTAATATGTCAGCTTCTGTACATTTAATAAGCCGTCCACTTTCCTTAGATTTAAATGAGATAAAACAGCTAAAAACTCCTTGTATTTTACATTGGGACCTCAATCATTTTGTTGTATTAGTTGCGGTAAAAAGAAGTAAATTTATTTTACATGACCCTGCATTTGGTCGACGTGAAGTAGGTCTTAATGAAATGTCAAAACATTTCAGTGGAATAGCGCTTGAGTTGTGGCCTGATAAAGAGTTCAAACCTCGCACAGAACGTAGTCAACTTAGTTTGATTAAAATGCTCTTTCAAATTGATGGTTTAAAAGGGTTTTTAGTTAAAATTTTATCACTATCTCTTATTATTGAATCCATTAATTTATTGCTACCTGTTGGAACTCAATTGGTCATGGACCATGTAATTATGGCAAAGGATCATAGTTTACTTGGATTAATCTGTGTAGGGTTACTGTTTTTTATATTATTTAGAACGTTTATTGCTATGTTACGTTCTTGGTCATCATTAATTATGGGATCTTTAGTCGATATTCAATGGAAAGCAGGTCTTTTTGGTCATTTAATGAAGTTACCATTAGCTTATTTTGAAAAAAGAAAACTTGGTGATATTCAGTCTCGTTTTTCATCCTTAGAAATAATTTGTAAAACACTAACTAATAATATAGTAAAAAGTATTATTAATATTTTGATGTCAATTGGTGTTTTTATCATGATGTTTTTGTATGGGGGCTGGTTGGTTTGGATTGTCTGTGGTTTTACTCTAATATATATAATATTACGTGTAGCAACCTACCAGCGTTATCGACAAGCATCAGAAGAAAAAATAGTGAAAGAGGCAAAAGCTAATTCCCATTTTATGGAAAGTTTATATGGTATTGATACCTTAAAATCACTAAAACTCACTGAGTCAAGGGCTCAATATTGGCTCAATATGAATATTGATACAACTAACGCAAATATTCGTCTTACTAAATTAGAAATGATATTTAGTGGTGTTAACACATTAATTATGATGATAGAGCAAACATCAATATTGTGGATTGGTGCTGCACTTGTTATGGATGATAAGATGACGCTAGGTATGTTTATCGCATTTACTGCTTATCGAGCTCAATTCTCAGAACAGGCTGCAAATTTGATAAATATGGTATTAGATTTGAAAATGCTAAATTTACATACTGAACGACTAACCGATATTGTGTTAACCGATACTGAAAATGATATTGAATCAAAATATTCATTTCCTAAAGATATTCCTGTTGAATTTGAATTGCGCGATATAGCTTATCAATACGATAATCTTTCTAAACCTATTTTTACTAATATAAACATGAAAATTCAAGCAGGTGAAAGTGTTGCAATTATTGGTCCGTCAGGTTCAGGTAAAACAACATTGATGAAAGTTATGAATGGATTGCTTACACCTACACATGGTGAAGTTCTTATAAATGGAATTGATATTTATAAATTTGGTGTCAATAATTATAGAGATATTATTGGTAGTGTATTACAAAATGATAAACTTTTTGCTGGTTCTATATCTGATAATATTTCAAGTTTCGATACTGAAAAAAATTATGAATGGCTTGTTGAATGTGCAAAATATTGCAATATTCATAACGAAATTATGAGTATGCCTATGGGATACGAAACGTTAGTGAGTGAGTTAGGAAATAGCTTATCTGGTGGGCAAAAACAACGGTTGCTAATTGCAAGAGCATTGTATCGTAAACCTTGTTTATTATTTCTTGACGAAGCAACAAGTCATCTAGATGAAGATAATGAATTTACAATTAATAAGGCGATATCTTCATTAAAAATAACGCGTATTATTATTGCTCATCGAAAATCAACAATAGAAAGTGCTGATCGTATTGTTGATATTGGTTCAGTAAACCGTTAA